The Flavobacterium johnsoniae UW101 genomic interval ATCTTTATACCTTTAATTTTGAATATCTTGGGTCGCGCGTGTCAGGAAATAATCCAGGAAAATATCTTATCGCTGGTCCTGACTGGAAAGGTGAAACTCCAAAAGGCATTAATAAAGTATTAAAATCTGAAACCAACTTAATTTTTCTTGTCGGCCGTACACAGCTTCATTCTCCAGAGGATGTGTCAAATCTAAAAAAAATACAAGAACAGTATAAATTAATGCCGCTTCATGAATATACAAAACAGCCGGTCCCACAAGTTAAAAAGTATGATTTACCGCTTCCTGTCTGGAAAGAAGATGATTACAGTACGCCTGAGTTTATCAATGTTTTAAACGCATTATTACAATATGCAAACGTAGACAGCAGTGAAACGAAACTTCGGGAACGTTTTGCTAAAATTGGGATTATTCCGGGCAAACGTTTTGACAGTTCAAAATATTCTCCTGAGACTATAATAGCTATCGAAAAAGGAATTATCGAAGCCAAAAAAGAACTAGAATCCGGAGTTACTAATCTTAGAGATTTCGGAAATCTGTTTGGTACAAGAAAAGCTCTTGAAAACAATTATATGAACCGTGCCATTGCCGCTGCAGCCGGAATTTACGGAAACACGAAAGAAGAAGCTGTTTATACCGGAAGCGCTGTTGATAAAGATAACCAGCCTTTAGCCGGAAATAAAAATTATATTTTAAAATTCAGTAAAAACCAGCTTCCTGAGGCGAAATATTTTTGGAGCATAACCATGTATAATCTTCCTAAACGCTTATTGGTTCGAAATCCAATTTCGAGATATTCGATAGGCAACAAATCAAAAGGCTTAAAATATGAGTCAAATGGAGATTTAATTATTTACCTGCAGGCTTCTTCACCGGGAAAAGATAAAGAGAGTAACTGGCTTCCGACTCCTAAAAATGAAAACTTTAATTTTGTTATTCGAATTTACGGTCCAAATGAAAAAGTAATAAATGGTTCATGGAAAATGCCATTGCCAGAAATTGTCAAATAATATATGTCCATAAAAAAGCCTGAAATATTAAAATTTCAGGCTTTTTACTTTTTTAAAAGCTCTTATTTAATCACTTTATCATAAGGAATATACTGATCCCATTCCCATGGTGTGTATTTGTCCTGAATTCCTGTTTCTAACAGGTATTTAATTATTTTTCCTGTGCTGTAGCTGTTTGACATTATAAGCATTCCAATTCCTTTATCTGGAAATACGATACTGTAATTCTGAAACCCAGAACCCTGCCCTTCTTTAAATGCTCCTGGTCCGTAAGGTGATTTTACGAGTCCCCAGCCTAAACCGTATGAAAGTTCGAGATTGTCATACCAATTACCGTCTTCTAACGCGCCGGGTCCAAATTGGTTTTTAGAATGAATACGAATCTGCGGACTAAACAATTCTTTGTATGATTTTGAACTTAGTATTTTTTTATTCAGGATAGCAGTTAAAAATTTACTGTAATCTTCAATAGTAGTTTCCAGTGTTCCTGCTCCTCTTGGCGCATTGTCTTTGTCTTTTTCCTGTTTTTTTCCTTCTTCATCATATCCGTACGCATAATCTTTCTCAAATTTTTCCTGCCATTTGTAGCTGGAAGCTGTCATTCCCAAAGGTTTAAACACTCTTTCCTGAGCAAGTTCTTCTAAAGGTTTTCTGGTTATTTTTTCTAAAACTACCTGAAGATATGTCAATCCTTCTCCAGAATAACTGTAACGGCTTCCCGGTTCAAACTTAATGCGTAATTTTTCGTCAGATTCAAACCAGCGCCAGTTAGGAAGTCCGGTTGTGTGGTCCAGACACATTCTGGCTGTAATTTTAGTGTATTCGGGATAATCTTTTAATTCTTTAAAATCTTCGTGCCATACTTTAGGTTCATACTCGTAAATTGATTTTGGAAGATAGCTTTGCAAAGGTTTGTCTAAACTAATTACACCTTCGTCAACCAGTTTCATAACTACAACAGCAAATACTGCTTTGCTAAAAGAAGCTCCGTATAAATTGGTATGCAGATCTAATTTTTTATTATTTTCGACATCGCTAAAGCCGAAGGCATTCATATAAACCGGTTTTTTAGAATTAAAAACCGTAATGGCAAGTCCTTTTACATCGGCTTTATTCATAAGATATTTTATGGCCGATGTTAAGCTGTCCTGGGAAATAGTGCTTCCGTCAAGCCTTTTAATCAAAGCTGCATTTTGTGAGTGAACACCAAAAATGCCTGCAAAAAAAATAAGTAAGAAAAAGTGTTTCATATTCAGTTTTATTATATTGCTGTTTACTATTTACTGTGCGTAACCTTATAATTTCTTTATAAAACTTTTCAAACAGCAATTTACATAAAACAGCTTGATAATAAGTCAAATAAAAAAACTAAGAATCTTAAAATCAATTTAAATCCCATTTTAATTATTATATTTCAATCCAAAAAATCATACAAATATATTTTCCATACAACCTTAAGACAATACTTATAAATAACCATTTTTGATGAAAAACATAAAAAATGATCTGAATAAAAAGTTACTGCATCAGAATAATTCTGCCGATTTAAAAACTATCACGCAATTAAAAATCTGCCAGAAAACTGCACAAAATTTTGCCGAATTAGAAAACGGAATTGCTGTTCTGAGCGATCTGTATCATAATAAAAGTTATGTGTATTCTGGAAAAATTGCAGATGAACTAAACATTTTCAAAAAAAATCAAATGCAGGAATTAGAAAGCATTTGGGAAGAAGAACTTTTTGATAAATTGAATAATGAAGATGTTCTGCAAAAATATCTTTTAGAGCTTCAGTTTTTTCAGTTCATTAAAACAGTTCCAATTCATGAAAGAAGGGATTTTTGCGTGATAAGCAGATTAAGATTCAAAGACAATACGACCAATAAATCTTTACTGCACAAGATGTTTTATTTCTCGAATGAACATGAAGATATCGAACTGGCTTTATGTCTTTACAATTTCGATTTTTCGCAGGCTTTTCATTACGAAGGGAAAATTATAAATACAGCAAACGGAAACGTTATGCAGCAAAATGAAGCCGGAAATTTTTCTTTTCTTTCTTCAAGAGAAAAGGAGATTCTAAAAATGCTTCAAAAAGGCAAACAGAGTAAAGAAATTGCTTCTCTTCTATTCATAAGTAAAAATACCGTCAGCCGGCACAGGCAGAATATTCTCGAAAAAATGAAAGTAAACAATACGGCAGAAGCTTGTACACTTGCTGTAAAGCTGAAATGGATATAGTTTTTTTAAGGTGCTGAGATGCTAAGCTGCTAAGGTTTTAAGTACTGACCTTTTATAATAAAAAAACCCGAACATTGATTTGTTCGGGCTTTTTTTATTTCTTAATCTTAAATCCTATTAGAATTTATACGTTACGCTTCCCATAAAAGTACGAGGTGCCTGAACGTTGATTGTTGTATAACCATTAAAGTACAATTCGTCTGTAAGGTTGTTTACTTTTAATGAAACTCTGTATTTAGGCTGATCGTAGTACAAAGCAGCATTGATTACAGCGTAAGATGGAAGTTCGAAAGTTTCAGTTCCGTTGTTGTAGATATACGTAGCGTCTCCGTAGTTACCTCCAAATCCTAAACCTAAACCTTTGAATGTAGCATTTTGTAAATTATAGCTGATCCAGTAGTTGATTAAGTTTTCTGGTCCTGCAGTTACAGGTCTTAATCCGTTTAATTTAGAA includes:
- a CDS encoding DUF1254 domain-containing protein, with translation MKKIIFLAVIVFLITTACKKETPLDKTNTADNSVSPDSVTAIAKEAWIYGYPVFYNYKMIYATALNKQSGEFVGFNKFKNIAMSATPSDTLVVTINNDTPYSMASLNVSDEPVVIELPKVEENRYYVMQFVDLYTFNFEYLGSRVSGNNPGKYLIAGPDWKGETPKGINKVLKSETNLIFLVGRTQLHSPEDVSNLKKIQEQYKLMPLHEYTKQPVPQVKKYDLPLPVWKEDDYSTPEFINVLNALLQYANVDSSETKLRERFAKIGIIPGKRFDSSKYSPETIIAIEKGIIEAKKELESGVTNLRDFGNLFGTRKALENNYMNRAIAAAAGIYGNTKEEAVYTGSAVDKDNQPLAGNKNYILKFSKNQLPEAKYFWSITMYNLPKRLLVRNPISRYSIGNKSKGLKYESNGDLIIYLQASSPGKDKESNWLPTPKNENFNFVIRIYGPNEKVINGSWKMPLPEIVK
- a CDS encoding serine hydrolase domain-containing protein; translation: MKHFFLLIFFAGIFGVHSQNAALIKRLDGSTISQDSLTSAIKYLMNKADVKGLAITVFNSKKPVYMNAFGFSDVENNKKLDLHTNLYGASFSKAVFAVVVMKLVDEGVISLDKPLQSYLPKSIYEYEPKVWHEDFKELKDYPEYTKITARMCLDHTTGLPNWRWFESDEKLRIKFEPGSRYSYSGEGLTYLQVVLEKITRKPLEELAQERVFKPLGMTASSYKWQEKFEKDYAYGYDEEGKKQEKDKDNAPRGAGTLETTIEDYSKFLTAILNKKILSSKSYKELFSPQIRIHSKNQFGPGALEDGNWYDNLELSYGLGWGLVKSPYGPGAFKEGQGSGFQNYSIVFPDKGIGMLIMSNSYSTGKIIKYLLETGIQDKYTPWEWDQYIPYDKVIK
- a CDS encoding response regulator transcription factor: MKNIKNDLNKKLLHQNNSADLKTITQLKICQKTAQNFAELENGIAVLSDLYHNKSYVYSGKIADELNIFKKNQMQELESIWEEELFDKLNNEDVLQKYLLELQFFQFIKTVPIHERRDFCVISRLRFKDNTTNKSLLHKMFYFSNEHEDIELALCLYNFDFSQAFHYEGKIINTANGNVMQQNEAGNFSFLSSREKEILKMLQKGKQSKEIASLLFISKNTVSRHRQNILEKMKVNNTAEACTLAVKLKWI